One Oncorhynchus clarkii lewisi isolate Uvic-CL-2024 chromosome 28, UVic_Ocla_1.0, whole genome shotgun sequence genomic region harbors:
- the LOC139387184 gene encoding ladderlectin-like: MATLTLLLLLSAAFTLGDRMTLNIANDLVRFAADQRNPCPRGWFQFNSRCFMFVKTARTWPNAERHCQLLGEKLKPVYNTVKYLGANLASVHSYEEFQFLQAVVLIATGSFPLTWIGGFDAVQAKVEKDRLWFWSDGSKFDHESWAEGEPNNHNGAREPCIQINFGAENGWNDESCGKSYPSVCSIRTCLILQTVN, translated from the exons ATGGCGACGTTGACCCTTCTACTGCTTCTCAGCGCTGCCTTTACACTGGGTGACAGAATGACTTTGAACATAGCAA ATGATTTGGTGAGATTTGCAGCAGACCAAAGAAACCCATGCCCCAGAGGCTGGTTCCAATTTAATTCACGCTGCTTCATGTTTGTCAAAACTGCAAGGACATGGCCCAATGCAGAG CGCCACTGTCAGTTACTTGGAGAAAAACTGAAGCCTGTGTACAACACTGTAAAGTACCTTGGCGCAAACCTGGCATCTGTGCACAGCTATGAAGAGTTCCAATTTCTACAGGCGGTGGTGTTGATCGCGACTGGCAGTTTCCCTCTTACCTGGATTGGTGGATTTGATGCTGTTCAAGCAAAGGTGGAAAAG GACAGGCTATGGTTCTGGAGTGACGGCTCCAAATTTGATCACGAGAGCTGGGCTGAAGGGGAGCCGAATAACCACAATGGTGCCAGAGAGCCATGTATTCAGATCAACTTTGGAG CTGAAAACGGCTGGAACGATGAATCATGTGGAAAGAGCTATCCCTCCGTGTGCTCCATAAGAACCTGTTTAATCCTTCAAACTGTCAATTGA